From the Anaeromyxobacter dehalogenans 2CP-1 genome, the window CTCACCGCGAGCTGGCTGCCGGCCGGTCGAGGCGACGAGCCCCAGGTCGCGACCACGGTCGCGAGCGCCACTCGCTGCCCCGCGGCGCTCCAGGCGGCCGCCCGCTCCAGGACCTCGCGATCGGTCACCGCGTGCCTCCCTCGCCGAGCCGCGCGCGCAGGCGCTCCAGGTCGGCCGGACCGTCCACGTCGGCGAGCGTGCCGGCGGGCGCGTCCACCACCTGCAGCCGGTCCGCGTGACGCCGCAGCAGCGCGCGCCCGATCCCGTCACCCTCGCCGCCCGCGGCCAGCTCGGCGAACAGCGCGCGATGGTAGAGCACCGGCGGCGCGAGGGCGTCGCCATCGCGGGTCGCCACCAGCGGCGCACCGGAGGCGCGGTGGCGCACCACCAGGGCGCGGATCGCCGCGGCGTCCACCAGCGGCATGTCGGCGAGGAGCACCACCGCGCCCGCCGCGAGGGCGGGCACCGCGGCCAGGCCGGCCGCGAGCGAGGCGTTCATGCCGCGCGAGGTGAGGGCGGGATCCGCGACGATCGTGCAGGGGAGGCCCTCCAGCTCCGGCCGGGCGCGCTCGGCGGCGTCGCCGAGCACCACCACCACGGGGCCCACCGCCGCGTCCGCCGCGGCGCGCGCGACGCGCCGGAGCAGCGAGACGCCCCCGAGCTCGAGCACCAGCTTGCTGCGGCCCATCCGCGACGAGCCGCCGGCCGCGAGCACGATGGGCGCGAACATGGCCGGAACCTTAACCCGGCGCGCGCGCGCCCGCCGAGACGGCGACGCGCGAGCGCGCCCGCGGCGCGCCCCTTCCGGGAGCGCACCGCGGGCGCAAGACCTCCGTCCCGCGGCGCCGCGGGATCGGCCGGCTACCGGCCGCCGAAGTAGACGCTGAGGCCGACGCCGACGTTCAGGCCCGAGATGTCCCAGTCGCGGTTCACGTCGTCCTCGAGGTACAGCGCCTGGTAGCCGAGGCCGGCGTCGATCGAGAGGTACGACACCGGGAAGAAGCTCAGCCCCGCGCCGACGCCCCAGCCGAACCCGTCCATGTCGAGGTCGTCCTGCGAGCCCCGCGCGAACACGAGGTTGCCGTTCAGCTTGAGCGAGAGCTGCTGGGCCAGGCTCACGTTGAAGCCGATCGTCGGGCCGAAGGTGGTGGTGCTGGACTCGGTCTTGTCGAGGCCGTAGGTGGTCTCGACGTTCTGGTGCCCGAGGACGAGGCCGATGCCGAGGTTCGGGGCGATGTAGACGAGGCCCGAGCCGTGGACGGTCCAGATGTCCTGGTCGAAGTCGTTGGGGTCGCCGTCCACCTCGGTCGACGTGGTCGAGAACCCGAGCTGGGTCGAGCCGGAGAGCTCCAGCGTGCCCGGCGACAGGTTGCGGGCCTGCGCGGCGAACGGCGCCAGCGCGAGGACGGCGAGGACGGAGATGAGCATCCGCTTCATGTGTGTTCGCTCCGTGGGTGGTGAGGGGCGGCGCGCGGCGGCCCGGCTGCCGCGCCCGTGGCGCGCCGGCGAGCGCCGGCGCACGCACGTTCAACCTGCCTTCGCGCCGCGTGTCAACCGCGGATCGCACCGCGACGCGCACGTGATCCGGCGCGACGAGGGACTTGACCCGCTCGCGGCCCCGCGCGAGAGAACCGGGAGCCCATTCGGCGCGGAGGTCGTACATGTCGGCACTCGTCGCGAGCGCGCTCGCACAGCTCGTCCTGCTCTCCAGCCCGCCCGCGGCCCCCGCGCGCGCGGAGGTCCCCGTGAACAACCCGCTGCTCGCCCCGTGGGCGGGCCCGCACGGCGGCGTCCCGCCGTTCGACGTGGCGCGCGTCGATCAGCTCGCCCCGGCCATCGAGGCCGGCATGGCCGCGAAGCTCGCCGCCGTCGAGGCGATCGCCGCCGACCCGGCCGCGCCCACCTTCGACAACACGCTGGCCGCGATGGAGCGCTCCGGCCGGGCGCTCGACCGCGCCATGACGGTCTTCGGGGTGTTCTCCACCTCGATGAGCACGCCGGAGTTCCAGGCGGTGGAGCGCGAGCTGGCGCCGAAGCTGGCCGCGTTCGACGACCGGATCACGCAGAACGAGAAGCTGTTCGCGCGCATCGCCGCCGTCTACGATGCGCGCGAGACCTCCTGCAGGACGCCCGAGCAGAAGCGGCTCGCCTGGCTCTATTACACGACGTTCGTCCGCGCCGGCGCGAAGCTCGACCCGGCCGCGAAGCAGCGCGTCGCCGCGATCAACGAGCGGCTCGCCACGCTGTACACGAAGTTCGCGCAGGACGTGCTGGCCGACGAGTCCGGCTACACCCTGGTCCTCGAGGACGAGGCGGCGCTGGCGGGCCTGCCGGCGA encodes:
- a CDS encoding nucleotidyltransferase family protein — encoded protein: MFAPIVLAAGGSSRMGRSKLVLELGGVSLLRRVARAAADAAVGPVVVVLGDAAERARPELEGLPCTIVADPALTSRGMNASLAAGLAAVPALAAGAVVLLADMPLVDAAAIRALVVRHRASGAPLVATRDGDALAPPVLYHRALFAELAAGGEGDGIGRALLRRHADRLQVVDAPAGTLADVDGPADLERLRARLGEGGTR
- a CDS encoding outer membrane beta-barrel protein encodes the protein MKRMLISVLAVLALAPFAAQARNLSPGTLELSGSTQLGFSTTSTEVDGDPNDFDQDIWTVHGSGLVYIAPNLGIGLVLGHQNVETTYGLDKTESSTTTFGPTIGFNVSLAQQLSLKLNGNLVFARGSQDDLDMDGFGWGVGAGLSFFPVSYLSIDAGLGYQALYLEDDVNRDWDISGLNVGVGLSVYFGGR